A region from the Eublepharis macularius isolate TG4126 chromosome 13, MPM_Emac_v1.0, whole genome shotgun sequence genome encodes:
- the LOC129340935 gene encoding zinc finger protein ZIC 4-like, with translation MYLVASKPRQTGNRPVKSAGTRSWDLVLWGDAAPKTHPRHQGPSASGAKVQEAGFGASSLLGGAPRHLLLHRPLAVPRSPEKIQAELRCRWTTRRGCAARELCSRPFASVYALVEHVTAEHVGGAAPALHVCYWQGCSRGEKPFQAKYKLVNHIRVHTGEKPFLCPYSECQKVFARSENLKIHKRIHTGEKPFRCGFAGCPRRFANSSDRKKHTHVHSSYKPYLCKASGCGKSYTHPSSLRKHLKMHSCPASPRPCSGEEPRGGDLLALPSPCLG, from the exons ATGTACCTGGTGGCCTCCAAGCCTAGACAGACTGGAAACCGGCCAGTCAAGTCCGCTGGGACCAGGAGCTGGGACCTGGTGCTTTGGGGAGACGCAGCCCCCAAGACCCACCCACGCCATCAGGGCCCTTCGGCCTCCGGAGCCAAGGTCCAGGAGGCCGGCTTCGGCGCCTCGTCTCTGCTGGGAGGCGCCCcgcgccacctcctcctccatcgcCCCCTGGCAGTCCCCCGAAGCCCCGAGAAGATCCAAGCAGAGCTGCGGTGCCGCTGGACGACCAGGCGAGGCTGCGCTGCCCGCGAACTTTGCTCCAGACCCTTCGCCTCCGTGTACGCCCTGGTGGAGCACGTCACGGCGGAGCACGTCGGGGGAGCCGCGCCAGCGCTGCACGTCTGCTACTGGCAAGGGTGCTCGCGCGGAGAGAAGCCCTTCCAAGCCAAGTACAAGCTGGTCAACCACATCCGCGTGCACACGGGCGAGAAGCCCTTTCTCTGCCCTTACTCCGAGTGCCAGAAAGTTTTTGCCAGATCGGAAAACCTGAAGATTCacaaaagaatccacacag GCGAGAAGCCCTTCCGCTGCGGGTTCGCCGGCTGTCCCCGGAGATTCGCCAACAGCAGCGACCGGAAAAAGCACACCCACGTGCACTCCAGCTACAAGCCCTACCTGTGCAAAGCCAGCGGCTGCGGGAAGTCCTACACGCACCCCAGTTCCCTCCGGAAGCACCTCAAAATGCACAGCTGCCCTGCCAGCCCCCGCCCCTGCTCCGGGGAGGAACCCCGAGGGGGCGATTTGCTGGCTCTCCCCTCCCCGTGCCTGGGTTAG